The DNA sequence TTTCTGGGAAAGCATGTAACAACAGGAATTTTATTCTACAACTCTGAGTTTCAAAAATGTTACGTTACCTTTTCTAAATCAAATTAAGACATAAATTCTCAGTTACTAGAAGGTGAAGCCCAGGGTAAGATAGGTCAGATGGGGGCCCAGAAAATGGCGAAAGGATCAGTCTGTGTGACTGACATGGATACTACTTGCCCATTCCCTCATGGTTTGGAGGAAAGAGAGTGTCAATGTCAAGGATGGGCACAGGAATCATTCAGTTACTTCTTCATGACTCACTGTTGACATCCTCTGCTAGAGCACAGTGTGAGAGCTGGAAGGACTTAAGAAAACTGACTCTTTAATTGATCTGAAAGACTTGAAAGCTATGTCACTCTGCTTTCCCACCTACCCTACCCCCTAAGTTCTCTCCATCATTTGGAATATCCCTCAATGGgtctttaaaaacacaattttggCATCTCTTTTCTATGGATAGGTTAGGGAGGGGGTAAGGGTGACTGTTTATTCCAGTCACTCTGACAATGTGGAATTGAGTGTGTGGGTGCAAATACACAGATGCAAGTGCTAGgagtgttcatgtgtgtgtgtgtgagtaatGTGGGTGACTTAGAAATATACTCTGAGGttgctgggcaccatggtgcaaatctgtaatcccagtaactcaggaggttgaggcaggaggattgcaagtcttgaccagcctgggcaatttagtgagaccttgtctcaaaaaataaaaaggactggggatgtagctcagtgatagaacatccAGGGATccagtctccagtaccaaaaccaaacaaacaaataaatacatagaatttGAGTGTGTAGGTTGGAATGATGGGATGCTATGCATGTGTGATATTAGGTATGTGATAAAGGAGATAAGATGGGAACATGGAGAAAGGAGATGGAAGAGAGACAGGTTTTGTGAAAGGGATGCTGACAGGGTCAGGATCCCTGAGAAGGGTCTGCTCCAGCTCTGCCTAGCCTCCATTTTTTGGTCAGTGGAGTTGGGTATAAGAGCCCAACCGGAAGCACTATTCCTTCTACAGGGTGTGGTGCACACAATTGGCGGTTACATGCTTTATGTGGCTACAACCTTCAAGTATGTGTTTGACTTCCACGCAGAGGATGTGTTTTGGTGCACAGCAGACATTGGCTGGATCACTGGCCATTCCTATGTCACCTATGGGCCACTGGCAAATGGTGCCACCAGTGTTTTGGTGAGAAGGGAACTGGAACTCATGGCCACCTGGCCTAGGCTTGGGGATGGACAAGATTATCCTGGGTGACTGCTTCCCAAGACACTTAGACTAGAGGCAGTGGACTTGTTTCCTGGAAAAACAGGAGTCCTTGAGGGGTTGTGTGTGGTGACTAGGAAGTTCTCTACTTGGTTGGTCAGATAGGGCAAAATACTGAAACTAAGGGAATGGTAAGACTCTTGGGAAGGACCAGGAATGATCTGCTGCTTTCATTGGGGTCAGTTTGAAGGGATCCCCACATACCCAGATGTGAGTCGCCTATGGAGCATCGTGGACAAATACAAGGTGACCAAGTTCTACACAGCACCGACAGCCATTCGTCTGCTCATGAAGTTTGGAGATGAACCTGTCATCAAGTGAGACACCCCCTTCCCAGTTGGTGTCCTATAGATAGAAATCCTTCAGAGCTGGGTGTTGCCCTTTGTACATAGTTTTTTCCCCATTGTTCCAATTCCCTGACGTGAATAGGGGAGAAAGTAAGAGAAGGACCAGGACATGTGTACCCTGGCTCCCAGTGGTACTCAGAAATttcctctctcccattccctgCCCAAGGCATAGCCGGGCATCCTTGCAGGTGCTAGGGACAGTGGGTGAACCTATCAACCCTGAGGCCTGGCTGTGGTACCACCGGGTGGTAGGTGCCCGGCGCTGCCCCATCGTGGACACCTTCTGGCAAACAGAGACAGTGAGTGAGGGGTTCAGAAGGATGGGCTCAGGGACAATGTTGGAAAACTGACTCAAACCCCTGATCTCTGATTTCCACAGGGTGGCCACATGCTGACCCCCCTCCCTGGTGCCACACCCCTGAAACCTGGTTCTGCTGTGAGTGAATTTCCCCTGTTGGTCCTGGGCTTGGCAGGGATAGGGTTGTAGCGTATTTGGTCTACTAGAGAATGGACCCATATGTATGAGGAATTTGGGGCGCTGGGGCTCCTTTGGAGTTGAGTCAGAATTGTCTCATTCCTTTTCTTGGATTCTGTCTCCTATTTGCTTTTAGTCCTTCCCTTTCTTTGGCGTAGCTCCTGCAATCCTGAATGAATCTGGGGAAGAGTTAGAAGGTGAAGCTGAAGGTTATCTGGTAAGGCcctgccccccccttttttgatGGAGGGGGGGTCctttgaagaaggaaaaggatCTACCACAGCTACTTTACTTCAGAGTTAATAACCTGATCTTTCTTGGTAGCTGCTTAGAACTGAAGCTCCACAGTTGGTGGTTTGTCCTCTATTGAAAGACTTTAGGAGGAATTCTTCTAGATACTTTGTCTGCATCTCTGCCTTTTGGTGCACAAGGTTCTTATGGGCCTTTTAAGATTCTGCTTCcctatgaaactttttttttaagagagagagagagagagagagagagagagagaatttttagtatttttattttttagtttttggcggacacaacatctttgtttgtatgtgatgctgaggatcgaacccgggccgcacgcatgccaggcaagcgcggtaccgcttgagccacatccccagccctccctatgaaacttttaaaaaaatttttttagatgttgatggacctttattttattcatttatttattcatggtactgagaattgaacccagtgcctcacacatgctgtttttttttttcaagcgctctaccactgagccatagccctagcccCCCACCCCAATGATATTTTTTGGGGTATGGAAGACAGTCCTAATTCTTCCTTTGACAAACATTCTTGAGACAGGAGGCTTAATAACATAGTGGATAATCATGTAGGCTCTTGAGTCAGCctgtctgggttcaaatcctggctctgcctcttctATGACCTCAGAGAAGTTACCTAATACCTTTGAACCTAACTTTCCTTATTTGGAAAGTTGGGTTTTAATATTACTTTTGTCTCCTGTGGCTGTTTTTTCAATTAGATAATCCATGGAAAGTGATTAGCACAAAACCTAGAAgttagtgctcaataaatgctattaTGATGTTTGTGTAAGTACTTAATAGGGATCTTATCAGCCATGTCTTCCAGACCCTacccaatttcatttttctaagaacAGTTAGTAACAGGAGCAGGACTTGAATCTAGGCCTTTTGACTCAGCCTATAATTCCATCTGTTCCCATGAATCTGCTACCACAGAACATTATTATTAACTCATGTGTGGgacccattttttttgttttgtttttggtgtggaactggagattaaactcaggggcattctaccactgagctatagccctagtcATTAGTTTTTgataagatcttgctaaattgcctaggctatCCCCAAACTTTTAatgccttagtctcctgaataCCAGGGATtttagtcatgtgccaccacacctggtttgaGTCCCATTTTTTATATGActgttttcatttgctttaagCTGGACTTAAAATTTACTAAAAGCTTATAATTAACAGAATACTGTGCTAAGTAGTTTCTACATACTattaatttaatcctcaaaataacttaagaagattgaaattattttctcaggTTTACAAATGAAGATTCTAAGAGAAGCAAAGTTACTTTCCTGAGATCACATAGCTAGCTAGTAAGTTGTAGAATTGGGATTCCAAGCCAGGATCATTCATCTCCAAAGCTTATAGTTTGTCTTACTTCCCAGGAATGGACTTTAGGATATTCCCCCCCATATTTAGCAAAGCAATGATTATCTTCCTCTGAGACAGCCTAGCAGTTGTGATCACTGTGCCTTCCTCCCTCCACAGGTGTTTAAGCAGCCCTGGCCAGGGATAATGCGCACGGTTTATGGGAACCACACACGCTTTGAGACCACCTACTTTAAGAAGTTCCCTGGGTACTACGTCACAGGAGATGGTGAGCCTTGGCTAGCCTCTCCCTGCACCTCCCATTAAGATGTACCTTCACCTTCCATTTTCAAAAGAGTTGGTTAAGGGTAGAGAACAGAAAGGAACATGTCCTAAATATCACTGTCTAGTAAACAGGCAGAGCAACAGAGAAAACTTTAAGAACAGGAATGAATATTGCAGGAAAGGTCTCAAGATGATGCCATCTAATGTTAAATGTCTAAGAGTTTTCTTGTTTCTTGATCCTGTGTTGACAGAGATGGAGCATGTAGCAATGTTTGTTACTATGTCATGTGTGTCTCCATGTTTGGAGCCTGTTTGTCCGCCAAGTCCATTCATCTATACGTATTTACTGAGAACCTACTATGCCCAACCACTGATCTAATAAGCACAAGGTATACTACCATGAATAATAGTCAAGGTATCTTTTATCATGGGATTtcattttagttagagacagacAATAAATCCAGCAAACAATAAACTTATCTTAGGTAGAGGTAAGTGATATGATGAAAATAATGTGATAAAGAGTGTCTTCAGGGACAGCTACTCAACACAGAGTAGAGAGTGGTCAGAGGCAGCTTTTCTGAActgacatttgagcagagactTGAGGGGTGAAAAAGAACCAGATACAGGGAAATCTAGACTAAGAGTATTGTTTTCAGTAGGACACAAGtggtgtttttgtctttttttgttgttgttgttgtttgttgcagtgctgggtatgtaactcagggccttatgcatgctaggcaagtgctctaccattaagctacacccccagttccAACACAGCTTGAAATGAATGAGGAATGGACTGAAGCCTGTATGGCTAGAGTGTAGTAAGCACAGGGAAGAATATCACCTGAAGCTGGAGAGTAAATAATATAGGGTCTTGTGGGCCACAATGAGCAGTTTAGATTTTATTCAAAGTACAATGAGAGACATTTACATGTTTTAAGAAGGGGAGTGATAAGAACTACTTTACTGTTTAGAAAACAACTACCTGAGTTACAGCGACTTGAGATGGCTATATTAGTTATTTACTGCCATGGAATAAATTACCCTCAAAGATGGTAACTCAAAACAACAAGTATTATATTATCTCACACAGTTTCTAAGTTATCAGGATCAGTGAACAGCTTAGATGGGTGGTTCTTTGTCAAGTGTCCCTAAAGGATTGCAATCAAACTGTTGGTAGAGGCTGTAGTTATCTAAAGGTATGACTGAGCCTAGAGGACCCACTTTCTTACTCAATCATGTGGCTGCTGGCAGAAATACTCAGTTTCTTACCATCTCTGTAGGGCTACTTACAACGTGGCAGCTGGCTTTCCCTAGAGTACAAGATCTGAGAGAATACATCCAAAGTGGAAGCCAATGTATCTTCTGTAATCTAATCTCAGAAATGACATcctattgggctggggttgtggctcagtggtggcatgctcgcctagcatgcacaagtcactgggttcgatcctcagcaccatataaatgtaaagatattgtgtccacctaaaacttaagaaataaatgttaagaaaaaaaaaaaagaaatgacatccCATCATTTCTGCCAAATTCTGTTGGTTATACAGACTAACCTTACAGAGTGAGAAAGAGAACTATTTGCAGGGCTTTAAATACTAGGAGATGGagatcaatgggaccatcatggagGCTGGAAGCTGAAAGACTTACTAGAAATCTACTGCAGTGGGTATGACAGTTTGGTAATGTGGATCATGTGCTCTATTGTGGGGTATTTATGTGTTGTGCATTTCTTCCCAGGCTGCCGGCGGGACCAGGATGGCTATTACTGGATCACTGGCAGGATTGATGACATGCTCAATGTATCTGGTGAGGGCCCAGGACCCCCTACTATTTCATTAGCTCTGTTACCCTGACAATTCCCAGCTAAAAACTTCATAGAGACCCAGGATTGTCATTTGGCCAGACCAGACATGTGTGGAGTGTGGTATTCAGTTCTGGGTCCAGGTTTTGGAAGAATGATCAGCACTGGAATATGCCTAGAAGAGGGACTGGGGTGGTGAGGTAACTGGAAACATGTCACGTGAGGACTGGATGAAGGGCATTCCCCATGCAGACTGGGGTCTGCCCTGCAGGTACCAATGGAACAAAGGCTGAGGCAAAGGCTGGAATCTCTCATGGCATTTCCTTTCTCTTGACAAGGACACTTGCTGAGTACAGCAGAAGTGGAGTCAGCACTTGTGGAACACGAGGCTGTGGCAGAGGCAGCTGTGGTGGGCCATCCTCATCCTGTGAAGGGCGAATGCCTCTATTGCTTTGTTACCCTGTGTGATGGCCACAGCTTCAGCCCCACCCTCACTGAGGAGCTCAAGAAGCAGAGTAAGGAGCTCCCCTTGGCAAGGACTAGAGGGTCTGCATGTTGTTAGGGAGGGGCTGCAGCAAGCTATTCCCCAAACCATGAATAGAGCTCACGGGGTCCCATGGTCCAAATGATTTCTACCTACTTAGTTTCCACTATTCTTTCTACAGGTTAATAATAGCCAAcaattatttaatacttttttttttgtgccacCACTGGGCTTAGTGCTTTAAATGCATGATCCCATTTAATCCCTATAATCACCTCCATGAAAGAGATACTATTGTTACTCTAGtttcaaagatgaagaaactTCAGGTGCAGAGAAGTTAAATCACTTGCCCAAGACTATCCTTCCTGAAAGGTGTATTTAAATTCTGGCAGGCTGATTCTATAGCCAGAGTTCCATGAACATGGGTTAAGATATAATAGGAGAGGCAGAGAACCTGAGGGTGACTCTGTAGACAGGGCCTTCAAGAGGAAACAGTTGGGGAACTAAACCATCCCTCCCTTGGCTTTTGAGAGTCTGGCTAAAGGTGCTGAAGAAAAACTTGATTTGTTGATTACAGTTAGAGAAAAGATTGGCCCGATTGCCACACCAGACTACATCCAGAATGCACCTGGCTTGCCTAAAACCCGCTCAGGTATGTTCAGATACCTCCAAGGATTGGGATGGGCTGAGGCCCAGTGGTATGGGGTATGTGGATAAAAGCCTTTGGTGGGGCTGGATGGGTCAGTGCTGTCACTTAGTAACCAGAGGCTTGTGGTCCCCCAGGAAAAATCATGAGGCGAGTGCTTCGAAAGATTGCTCAGAATGACCATGACATGGGGGACACATCTACAGTGGCTGACCCATCTGTCATCAGTCACCTCTTTAGCCACCGCTGCCTGACCATCCAGTGAACAAGACTCTTTACCCAGGATTCTCCTGCTTGGCTCTTCAAAGTTCTGTCCATCCTCCCTGTCCCCTTTCTAGGAGTACTGAGGGCCAATCTTGACCCACACTTTGTCCATATATGGAGACAGTTTCCTATGACTGCCAGGCAAAAGGGACAAAGTCCCAAGTCAGCCTCAGACTAATATGTCTCCAGTCTCCAAAGAACTCTCCATGCCCAGTACAGGGACCTGAAGACCATGTCCCTAACTTAAGTTCAGAGGGTAAATAAGGGCCTAGACTGAAGCTGGGAGCCAACCCTATAATCCTGTGTCAGCTTTCTCAGAAAGCACCAGTACTTACCTTGGATACGCACTTGTCTTTAGGAATGACAGTTTGTGAGTCcaggaataataattatttttttaaatactttgctgCTTCTGTTCTGAGTCTGAATTCCCTCTTTGCTCCAGAGACTGTGCAAGCCAGTTCAGTCTCTAGATGCTTTTCAAATCATCTGCTTCTTTGGAGGAGTGGGTGTATTTTGTTACTAGGATCAGAGGAACTTATCTTCCCTGTCCTGTACCCACCTTTCCATGAACAGAGCCTGCCCATGAGAGATACACTCATATGGAACTCTCTTCTCTTGCCCTGTTGATGCTTAAGCTCCATGGTTGTAGGAATAAAGTTTGTGATCTCAAGAAGGTGTGACTGGTTTTCTTAAGTATCTTTCAGGCTGTACATGTAGCTGCTCTGATTTGTGTGGCAGGTGGGAAGGGGAGCGATATTCCCTAGGAGTACCCCAGTGTCTTCCTTCTAAAACTTTTGGGAAGAGGCAGGCAGGGCTTCACtcacagaactctgacaagcccCTCAGTTAAGCAAGAGTGACTGAAGCCACTTCACAACTTTCATATCCCATTGTGGTTGCCTTCCCACCTGGGCTTCTGTCAGGGACTCCCACTTTTCCCTATGATCCTATGGAAATGTTAGCGAGTGACTAAAGATTGGAACTTCAGGATCCCATCTATATGGTCTGGGTCTAGGGAGACCCTGACTACAGCCCAGTCACATTCCCTGCCCCAATCCACCGTAAGTGGGCTGATCTAGATTAtaactttcctctttcctctgtaTACAAAACAACGATTCAACAGTCagtaatgtaattttatttaaggCAGTGATGGAAAAAAGTCTATGACCCCCGCCCCCATCTCTCCTCTTTCTATCACTCAgtcctatcccaagtcaggcacTGGAAGCTGCTGAAAAGGCTGATGAGGGGCCAAGAGGAGTATGGCAGAATTTATGGACCTTGACCTCAGAGCAGCTCCCTTCCCACACCTCAAAGATTTGGGGGCTTCTAGATCTCATCTAATGGAAACACAGCCTTTCTGGTCCTCAGATCCTTCACACTAGACCTTAGAAAACTTTGGGAGAGAAGGGCCCTCCTAAGGTAGGAGGGTTCGGAGATTAGTGACAAGTACGTGGGATAGAAGATCTCTTGAGTGAAGTCCAGGCTGTCCAGGCTGTGCCCTCATACAGGGTATGGGTTGTCCAGGACTGCtactcctgcagccacacccccATCTGCATGCTCGATGGCTTTGGTTCGAAGTAGATGCCCCACGTGCTTGTTCATCACAAGTGTCTTTCCCTGCCTATAGAAATGGGGCCAGAAGACATACAATATCACCAAACCCAGGACTTTTCCTGGTCCCAGCTAAGCAGTACATGGGTAACCTACTATATCCAAAACAGTGCTAGGATTTTAGAGTAGATTTAGGTTTGCATTCTAGCTTGGAAATTACTAGCTTTGTATCCTTTGAGCAAATTCCTTAGCCTTTCTAACTATCAATTTCCTCAATTTAAAATTGGGATAACACCCCTTACTTTGCAAGTAGGTCCTGAAGAGTAAATAAAGCAAGAACAACATTCTCAATTCGTGTCCTGAGACAGGTGGCTGTCGGGTGGTAGGAGTGACAGGCAGAGATGCTGAAAGTGGTTAGAAGGGGAGGTTGTGGAGGGGCAGGTTTTGGCAGGGAGCATCTGGTATTCTTTGCCCTAACCTTGAAGTATTTTGTAGGAAGTAGCATGAGGGACTTGTTACTTAGAAATTCCCAAGTCCTCCTCTCTTTCTGATTCTTTGTGTGCAAATCCAAATCCAGGGGCTATATAGCTCTTCAAAGTCACTGAATGATGTCTAGCTGACCTTTCTCATCTTTCTCCAGAATCCCCAGGGGACTTTGAGCTGGATCCAAACTCTCTTCCTCCCTGGAGAATCTACTCCTGACTGTCAGACGATCTATTCTCAATTGTCTTGGTACCATCTGCAATTTCCATTATATGAGAAGTTCCTTTATATGTTGAGAAGCAAAATACTTCTCATATGGGCTTCATTTGAGAGCTCTGTGAGGTGGACAGGTCTTGAGTCCTTGGCCTCATTTCATAGACaaggaaataagtaaaaaagcTAGGGattggcagagctgggactgaAGCCCATGATTCCTGACTCTGTCCAGGGTTTCTTCTAGCTCCTTCCACTACCTGCTGGGAGGTAGGAAAGGAGCTTCCCCTTATTGGCTCACCTGACATAGACTCCAAAGATGCCCAGCTCTGAGATGCACTGGACCACTCTGACAGGGCTGCCTGGCCGTAGCAGGCAGTTTGCAAAAGGCTCAGGTTCAATCTTCTCCATGAGGATGTAGGAGGCCCTCTCCTCGCGGTCCTTTAGCTGCTCCAGGGCCTGCACCATTTCCTCCCCATACAAGTTGTTGCCTGCAATTAAACTGGTCAGTTACCTTGAACCCTCTACTTATCTTTTTCACTTCTGGGGCCATGTGAACAACTCAACAGCCTTAGTTCATGACACCAGCTCAGTAAAGCTGGAGTACATATGGCTTCTAACAATCCAAGGTCAATCTAACAGGAAAGCCCTTACATAAGCGAACACACCTACCATCACACTATCCTGCCTGGTTCTCCTGTCTATGGATGCTTCTTCTCAGCCTCAGTTCCTTCTCCTCTTAAATGTTGGGGTTCCTCAGGAATCTATCTACACCTTTATTCTCTCTTCCATATACCTTTTTTCAGGGAGTTCTCTTCTGTATTTCCAAGATCCCACCTATACCCCATAATTTGTTAACTCCTGTATCTTTAACTTAAGCTTCTTGCTCTAGATATCACACAAATGTCCCACAGGTCTCCAAAACAAACTCAGCATGTCCAAACAGAACTCAATTTCTGCTTCAATATGCCCCTCTTAGACTTCCAATTCCCAATTAGGCAAAAGGCATCCCCTGAGTCCTATTTCAACTCCTCCTTCTGCTTTACCTCGGACACTACCTCAGACATGTCTCTCCAGTCTGTGCTCCATGATGTCATAGCCCTAGTCTGGGCCTCTACATCACTCTTCTGGACAACTGTACCAGCTTTCTTTATGGTCTCTCTGCCACCAGTCTCTTCATTCTAGGATATCTATAATGGCCAAAACACTGTACGTTTTGCAAGTTCTTACCACTGAT is a window from the Urocitellus parryii isolate mUroPar1 chromosome 6, mUroPar1.hap1, whole genome shotgun sequence genome containing:
- the Acss2 gene encoding acetyl-coenzyme A synthetase, cytoplasmic isoform X2; translated protein: MGLPEERGRDSSGSGGREEAGAGGQTRSWSPPPEVSRSAHVPSLQRYHELHRRSVEEPREFWGEIAKEFYWKIPCSGPFLQYNFDVTKGKIFIEWMKGATTNICYNVLDRNVHEKKLGDKVAFYWEGNEPGETTQITYRELLVQVCQFSNVLRKQGIQKGDRVAIYMPMILELVVAMLACARLGALHSIVFAGFSAESLSERILDSNCSLLITTDAFYRGEKLVNLKELADESLEKCREKGFPVRCCIVVKHLGRAELGTGDSPSQSPPVKRPCPDVQISWNQGVDLWWHELMQEAGDEFEPEWCDAEDPLFILYTSGSTGKPKGVVHTIGGYMLYVATTFKYVFDFHAEDVFWCTADIGWITGHSYVTYGPLANGATSVLFEGIPTYPDVSRLWSIVDKYKVTKFYTAPTAIRLLMKFGDEPVIKHSRASLQVLGTVGEPINPEAWLWYHRVVGARRCPIVDTFWQTETGGHMLTPLPGATPLKPGSASFPFFGVAPAILNESGEELEGEAEGYLVFKQPWPGIMRTVYGNHTRFETTYFKKFPGYYVTGDGCRRDQDGYYWITGRIDDMLNVSGHLLSTAEVESALVEHEAVAEAAVVGHPHPVKGECLYCFVTLCDGHSFSPTLTEELKKQIREKIGPIATPDYIQNAPGLPKTRSGKIMRRVLRKIAQNDHDMGDTSTVADPSVISHLFSHRCLTIQ
- the Acss2 gene encoding acetyl-coenzyme A synthetase, cytoplasmic isoform X1, which translates into the protein MGLPEERGRDSSGSGGREEAGAGGQTRSWSPPPEVSRSAHVPSLQRYHELHRRSVEEPREFWGEIAKEFYWKIPCSGPFLQYNFDVTKGKIFIEWMKGATTNICYNVLDRNVHEKKLGDKVAFYWEGNEPGETTQITYRELLVQVCQFSNVLRKQGIQKGDRVAIYMPMILELVVAMLACARLGALHSIVFAGFSAESLSERILDSNCSLLITTDAFYRGEKLVNLKELADESLEKCREKGFPVRCCIVVKHLGRAELGTGDSPSQSPPVKRPCPDVQDKLKKKFKCIQPQISWNQGVDLWWHELMQEAGDEFEPEWCDAEDPLFILYTSGSTGKPKGVVHTIGGYMLYVATTFKYVFDFHAEDVFWCTADIGWITGHSYVTYGPLANGATSVLFEGIPTYPDVSRLWSIVDKYKVTKFYTAPTAIRLLMKFGDEPVIKHSRASLQVLGTVGEPINPEAWLWYHRVVGARRCPIVDTFWQTETGGHMLTPLPGATPLKPGSASFPFFGVAPAILNESGEELEGEAEGYLVFKQPWPGIMRTVYGNHTRFETTYFKKFPGYYVTGDGCRRDQDGYYWITGRIDDMLNVSGHLLSTAEVESALVEHEAVAEAAVVGHPHPVKGECLYCFVTLCDGHSFSPTLTEELKKQIREKIGPIATPDYIQNAPGLPKTRSGKIMRRVLRKIAQNDHDMGDTSTVADPSVISHLFSHRCLTIQ